Proteins from a genomic interval of Osmia bicornis bicornis chromosome 11, iOsmBic2.1, whole genome shotgun sequence:
- the LOC114877755 gene encoding U6 snRNA-associated Sm-like protein LSm7 isoform X2: MSATKQQQNAHGEPKEKKRKESILDLSKYLEKNIRVKFAGGREAAGILKGYDPLLNLVLDNTTEYLRDPDDPYKLNQDTRMLGLVVCRGTSVVLICPVDGMESIQNPFIQQEG; the protein is encoded by the exons ATGTCT GCGACGAAACAG CAGCAAAATGCTCACGGCGAGCctaaagagaaaaagaggaaagagagtATCCTTGATCTTTCGAAATATTTGGAGAAAAACATTAGAGTGAAATTTGCTGGAGGAAGGGAAGCTGCAGGTATTTTGAAAGGCTACGATCCCCTTCTCAATTTGGTATTAGACAATACTACGGAATACCTCAGAG aTCCTGATGATCCATACAAATTGAATCAAGATACTCGTATGTTAGGCTTGGTTGTATGTAGAGGTACGTCTGTGGTACTCATATGCCCGGTAGATGGAATGGAGTCTATTCAAAATCCTTTTATACAACAGGAAGGTTAA
- the LOC114877755 gene encoding U6 snRNA-associated Sm-like protein LSm7 isoform X3, which translates to MSATKQQNAHGEPKEKKRKESILDLSKYLEKNIRVKFAGGREAAGILKGYDPLLNLVLDNTTEYLRDPDDPYKLNQDTRMLGLVVCRGTSVVLICPVDGMESIQNPFIQQEG; encoded by the exons ATGTCT GCGACGAAACAG CAAAATGCTCACGGCGAGCctaaagagaaaaagaggaaagagagtATCCTTGATCTTTCGAAATATTTGGAGAAAAACATTAGAGTGAAATTTGCTGGAGGAAGGGAAGCTGCAGGTATTTTGAAAGGCTACGATCCCCTTCTCAATTTGGTATTAGACAATACTACGGAATACCTCAGAG aTCCTGATGATCCATACAAATTGAATCAAGATACTCGTATGTTAGGCTTGGTTGTATGTAGAGGTACGTCTGTGGTACTCATATGCCCGGTAGATGGAATGGAGTCTATTCAAAATCCTTTTATACAACAGGAAGGTTAA
- the LOC114877752 gene encoding uncharacterized protein LOC114877752 isoform X3 has translation MFNFLFWTYWYLWAAVLIGLAIAAACGCWLWKRHRSVMVEDCTSSDRASATPWYPPPHYSRCSSFVQALPPPYSEVTAKPDLYPLVIGYDEGSGKGTSGFVMRYFRSLSHASTLDSLSSSFMCNMVNEANTIIPPPYSCNNSVDELSAVECERMENMDVGSVASLANHRTTSDISSLAAQSPCSPPRATSPTIELRELLDKIQQLPQLPNGHSTVLPCYQNRPQVLPTPNANGSTQRPLSPGDVGSYKARRTRGKMYMPLGLPSSKNKAKRWLSRSAPTTPSGTMPMSFLPGQSRRPSETGNNNQQVVPLLSEQDETECNNVDQVNDIPLLSEQEEDQQET, from the exons ATGTTTAATTTCCTGTTTTGGACTTACTGGTACTTATG GGCAGCTGTACTTATAGGATTGGCTATAGCAGCAGCATGTGGTTGCTGGTTGTGGAAACGTCATCGCTCAGTTATGGTTGAGGATTGTACATCTTCTGATAGAGCTTCCGCAACTCCTTGGTATCCACCACCACATTACAGTCGTTGTAGTTCTTTTGTTCAAGCTCTTCCACCTCCCTACAGTGAG GTTACAGCCAAACCAGATCTGTATCCTTTGGTAATCGGCTATGACGAAGGATCTGGTAAAGGAACTTCAGGATTTGTAATGCGTTATTTTAGATCGCTCTCCCATGCGAGTACATTAGATTCTTTAAGCTCCAGTTTTATGTGTAATATGGTAAACGAAGCAAATACCATAATTCCACCACCATATTCTTGTAACAATAGCGTGGATGAGCTTTCTGCAGTGGAATGCGAGAGAATGGAAAACATGGATGTTGGATCGGTTGCATCGTTGGCTAATCATAGGACTACATCTGACATATCGAGTTTAGCTGCTCAATCTCCGTGTTCGCCTCCAAGGGCAACTAGTCCAACAATAGAG TTACGTGAACTTCTAGACAAGATACAACAGCTACCACAGTTACCTAATGGACATAGcaccgttttgccttgttatCAGAATCGACCTCAAGTTTTGCCTACGCCAAACGCGAACGGCTCTACGCAACGGCCTCTAAGTCCAGGAGACGTTGGATCTTACAAAGCTAGAAGAACACGTGGAAAAATGTATATGCCATTAGGACTTCCAAGCTCAAAAAACAAAGCGAAACGGTGGCTATCGCGTTCGGCACCGACGACACCATCAGGCACGATGCCAATGTCGTTTTTACCCGGTCAAAGTAGACGACCATCTGAAACGGGCAACAACAATCAGCAAGTGGTTCCGTTGCTTTCGGAACAAGACGAAACAGAATGCAATAACGTAGATCAGGTAAACGACATTCCATTGTTGTCCGAACAAGAAGAGGATCAACAGGAAACATGA
- the LOC114877752 gene encoding uncharacterized protein LOC114877752 isoform X1, protein MVQAVGRALDVLVLTALLTLLFVDQVSSRLCNGGHVCSPPKQCCSFGCCYAVFQLHSASDMFNFLFWTYWYLWAAVLIGLAIAAACGCWLWKRHRSVMVEDCTSSDRASATPWYPPPHYSRCSSFVQALPPPYSEVTAKPDLYPLVIGYDEGSGKGTSGFVMRYFRSLSHASTLDSLSSSFMCNMVNEANTIIPPPYSCNNSVDELSAVECERMENMDVGSVASLANHRTTSDISSLAAQSPCSPPRATSPTIELRELLDKIQQLPQLPNGHSTVLPCYQNRPQVLPTPNANGSTQRPLSPGDVGSYKARRTRGKMYMPLGLPSSKNKAKRWLSRSAPTTPSGTMPMSFLPGQSRRPSETGNNNQQVVPLLSEQDETECNNVDQVNDIPLLSEQEEDQQET, encoded by the exons ATGGTGCAAGCTGTAGGACGCGCGTTGGATGTGCTCGTGCTGACTGCACTTCTGACGCTGTTGTTCGTCGATCAA GTGTCTTCTAGGCTGTGCAATGGAGGGCATGT ctGCTCTCCTCCAAAACAGTGCTGTTCCTTTGGCTGTTGTTACGCTGTATTTCAACTTCACTCTGCATCAGACATGTTTAATTTCCTGTTTTGGACTTACTGGTACTTATG GGCAGCTGTACTTATAGGATTGGCTATAGCAGCAGCATGTGGTTGCTGGTTGTGGAAACGTCATCGCTCAGTTATGGTTGAGGATTGTACATCTTCTGATAGAGCTTCCGCAACTCCTTGGTATCCACCACCACATTACAGTCGTTGTAGTTCTTTTGTTCAAGCTCTTCCACCTCCCTACAGTGAG GTTACAGCCAAACCAGATCTGTATCCTTTGGTAATCGGCTATGACGAAGGATCTGGTAAAGGAACTTCAGGATTTGTAATGCGTTATTTTAGATCGCTCTCCCATGCGAGTACATTAGATTCTTTAAGCTCCAGTTTTATGTGTAATATGGTAAACGAAGCAAATACCATAATTCCACCACCATATTCTTGTAACAATAGCGTGGATGAGCTTTCTGCAGTGGAATGCGAGAGAATGGAAAACATGGATGTTGGATCGGTTGCATCGTTGGCTAATCATAGGACTACATCTGACATATCGAGTTTAGCTGCTCAATCTCCGTGTTCGCCTCCAAGGGCAACTAGTCCAACAATAGAG TTACGTGAACTTCTAGACAAGATACAACAGCTACCACAGTTACCTAATGGACATAGcaccgttttgccttgttatCAGAATCGACCTCAAGTTTTGCCTACGCCAAACGCGAACGGCTCTACGCAACGGCCTCTAAGTCCAGGAGACGTTGGATCTTACAAAGCTAGAAGAACACGTGGAAAAATGTATATGCCATTAGGACTTCCAAGCTCAAAAAACAAAGCGAAACGGTGGCTATCGCGTTCGGCACCGACGACACCATCAGGCACGATGCCAATGTCGTTTTTACCCGGTCAAAGTAGACGACCATCTGAAACGGGCAACAACAATCAGCAAGTGGTTCCGTTGCTTTCGGAACAAGACGAAACAGAATGCAATAACGTAGATCAGGTAAACGACATTCCATTGTTGTCCGAACAAGAAGAGGATCAACAGGAAACATGA
- the LOC114877755 gene encoding U6 snRNA-associated Sm-like protein LSm7 isoform X4 encodes MSQQNAHGEPKEKKRKESILDLSKYLEKNIRVKFAGGREAAGILKGYDPLLNLVLDNTTEYLRDPDDPYKLNQDTRMLGLVVCRGTSVVLICPVDGMESIQNPFIQQEG; translated from the exons ATGTCT CAGCAAAATGCTCACGGCGAGCctaaagagaaaaagaggaaagagagtATCCTTGATCTTTCGAAATATTTGGAGAAAAACATTAGAGTGAAATTTGCTGGAGGAAGGGAAGCTGCAGGTATTTTGAAAGGCTACGATCCCCTTCTCAATTTGGTATTAGACAATACTACGGAATACCTCAGAG aTCCTGATGATCCATACAAATTGAATCAAGATACTCGTATGTTAGGCTTGGTTGTATGTAGAGGTACGTCTGTGGTACTCATATGCCCGGTAGATGGAATGGAGTCTATTCAAAATCCTTTTATACAACAGGAAGGTTAA
- the LOC114877751 gene encoding chitin deacetylase 1, with the protein MSSKLRSLIFIALLFFASTSEGKEKPEVTPSCIDDKRFYRNPNTPAHNVWSPAECAKYYLCLDNEVFEFKCSQGLLFDVSRQICDFKANVDNCDVTSETQPPRPLLKNGDCDEKHLACGDGTCFPATYFCDGSVDCPDGSDEGWCDVRNDPNGASTCNPKECYLPNCWCSEDGTEIPGNLTASIVPQMITITFDDAVNAENFELYSKIFSSDRKNPNGCPVRGTFYVSHQYTNYRDVQYLWNIGHEIAAHSVTHRGPEDWWSRNATIEDWFDEMVGVANIIHKYAAVRLKDIKGLRAPFLRVGWNRQFLMMSEFGFVYDSSMLAPFSDPPIWPYTLDYRPPHDCVGPEQLCPTRAYPGIWELPLNQLLAGEYVCTKMDSCSSNLSEEDVYGILMLNFKRHYHSNRAPFGLHFHASWFREPTYFYAFNKFMDDVLRLTDVYFVTSHQVIEWIRQPTSLNAIDNFEPWQCGAYQFQPFEVACDLPSSCKLPSRVLKSYRYLHTCFECPKEYPWLRNEFGLE; encoded by the exons ATGAGTTCGAAGTTGCGTTCGTTGATTTTCATCGCGTTACTCTTTTTCG CGAGCACGTCGGAGGGAAAAGAGAAACCGGAAGTAACGCCGTCGTGCATCGACGACAAGAGGTTCTATCGAAATCCGAATACACCGGCTCACAACGTTTGGTCTCCAGCAGAATGTGCCAAGTATTACTTGTGCTTAG ACAACGAGGTGTTTGAATTCAAGTGCTCGCAGGGATTGCTGTTCGATGTTTCTAGACAGATATGCGACTTCAAAGCAAACGTTGATAACTGTGACGTGACCTCAG AGACGCAACCACCGAGACCGCTGCTGAAGAACGGTGATTGCGATGAGAAGCATTTGGCTTGCGGCGATGGAACTTGCTTCCCGGCTACATACTTCTGCGACGGTAGTGTCGATTGTCCCGATGGCTCTGACGAAGGCTGGTGCG atGTTCGAAACGATCCAAACGGTGCGTCGACTTGCAATCCCAAAGAATGCTACTTGCCGAATTGTTGGTGCTCCGAGGATGGAACAGAAATTCCTGGTAATCTCACTGCTTCCATTGTTCCTCAGATGATAACGATTACGTTTGACGATGCAGTAAACGCAGAGAATTTCGAACTCTATTCAA aaattttctcAAGCGACAGGAAAAATCCAAACGGATGCCCGGTTCGAGGCACGTTTTATGTCAGCCACCAGTATACGAATTACAGGGACGTACAGTATTTGTGGAACATCGGGCATGAAATTGCCGCGCATTCCGTCAC GCATCGAGGTCCCGAGGACTGGTGGTCGCGAAATGCCACTATCGAAGACTGGTTCGACGAGATGGTTGGCGTGGCGaatattattcataaatatgCTGCGGTTCGTTTGAAGGACATCAAAG GTTTGAGGGCACCTTTTCTACGCGTTGGTTGGAACCGACAGTTCCTAATGATGTCAGAGTTCGGATTCGTTTACGACTCGTCCATGCTGGCACCGTTTTCCGACCCTCCTATCTGGCCGTACACATTGGATTACAGGCCACCGCATGATTGCGTAGGTCCTGAACAGCTTTGTCCAACCCGTGCATACCCAGGGATCTGGGAACTACCACTAAATCAACTTTTGGCAGGT GAATACGTTTGTACAAAAATGGACAGCTGCTCTTCGAATTTATCTGAAGAAGATGTGTATGGAATATTGATGCTGAATTTTAAAAGGCATTATCACAGCAATCGTGCACCTTTTGGATTACATTTCCATGCATCTTGGTTTCGAGAACCAACGTATTTTTATGCGTTTAAC AAATTCATGGACGATGTACTTCGTCTAACCGATGTGTATTTCGTAACGAGTCATCAAGTGATCGAGTGGATACGTCAACCAACTTCCTTGAACGCAATCGATAACTTCGAGCCTTGGCAATGTGGCGCGTATCAATTTCAACCGTTTGAGGTGGCTTGTGATTTACCGAGTAGTTGTAAGTTACCAAGTAGAGTACTTAAATCGTATCGGTATTTACACACTTGTTTCGAATGCCCTAAAGAATATCCATGGTTAAGAAACGAATTTGGATTGGAATAA
- the LOC114877752 gene encoding uncharacterized protein LOC114877752 isoform X2 yields the protein MILDGHEIIDGILVQQVSSRLCNGGHVCSPPKQCCSFGCCYAVFQLHSASDMFNFLFWTYWYLWAAVLIGLAIAAACGCWLWKRHRSVMVEDCTSSDRASATPWYPPPHYSRCSSFVQALPPPYSEVTAKPDLYPLVIGYDEGSGKGTSGFVMRYFRSLSHASTLDSLSSSFMCNMVNEANTIIPPPYSCNNSVDELSAVECERMENMDVGSVASLANHRTTSDISSLAAQSPCSPPRATSPTIELRELLDKIQQLPQLPNGHSTVLPCYQNRPQVLPTPNANGSTQRPLSPGDVGSYKARRTRGKMYMPLGLPSSKNKAKRWLSRSAPTTPSGTMPMSFLPGQSRRPSETGNNNQQVVPLLSEQDETECNNVDQVNDIPLLSEQEEDQQET from the exons ATGATCCTCGATGGCCACGAGATTATCGATGGAATTTTGGTGCAGCAA GTGTCTTCTAGGCTGTGCAATGGAGGGCATGT ctGCTCTCCTCCAAAACAGTGCTGTTCCTTTGGCTGTTGTTACGCTGTATTTCAACTTCACTCTGCATCAGACATGTTTAATTTCCTGTTTTGGACTTACTGGTACTTATG GGCAGCTGTACTTATAGGATTGGCTATAGCAGCAGCATGTGGTTGCTGGTTGTGGAAACGTCATCGCTCAGTTATGGTTGAGGATTGTACATCTTCTGATAGAGCTTCCGCAACTCCTTGGTATCCACCACCACATTACAGTCGTTGTAGTTCTTTTGTTCAAGCTCTTCCACCTCCCTACAGTGAG GTTACAGCCAAACCAGATCTGTATCCTTTGGTAATCGGCTATGACGAAGGATCTGGTAAAGGAACTTCAGGATTTGTAATGCGTTATTTTAGATCGCTCTCCCATGCGAGTACATTAGATTCTTTAAGCTCCAGTTTTATGTGTAATATGGTAAACGAAGCAAATACCATAATTCCACCACCATATTCTTGTAACAATAGCGTGGATGAGCTTTCTGCAGTGGAATGCGAGAGAATGGAAAACATGGATGTTGGATCGGTTGCATCGTTGGCTAATCATAGGACTACATCTGACATATCGAGTTTAGCTGCTCAATCTCCGTGTTCGCCTCCAAGGGCAACTAGTCCAACAATAGAG TTACGTGAACTTCTAGACAAGATACAACAGCTACCACAGTTACCTAATGGACATAGcaccgttttgccttgttatCAGAATCGACCTCAAGTTTTGCCTACGCCAAACGCGAACGGCTCTACGCAACGGCCTCTAAGTCCAGGAGACGTTGGATCTTACAAAGCTAGAAGAACACGTGGAAAAATGTATATGCCATTAGGACTTCCAAGCTCAAAAAACAAAGCGAAACGGTGGCTATCGCGTTCGGCACCGACGACACCATCAGGCACGATGCCAATGTCGTTTTTACCCGGTCAAAGTAGACGACCATCTGAAACGGGCAACAACAATCAGCAAGTGGTTCCGTTGCTTTCGGAACAAGACGAAACAGAATGCAATAACGTAGATCAGGTAAACGACATTCCATTGTTGTCCGAACAAGAAGAGGATCAACAGGAAACATGA
- the LOC114877755 gene encoding U6 snRNA-associated Sm-like protein LSm7 isoform X1, protein MSATKQVKQNAHGEPKEKKRKESILDLSKYLEKNIRVKFAGGREAAGILKGYDPLLNLVLDNTTEYLRDPDDPYKLNQDTRMLGLVVCRGTSVVLICPVDGMESIQNPFIQQEG, encoded by the exons ATGTCT GCGACGAAACAGGTAAAG CAAAATGCTCACGGCGAGCctaaagagaaaaagaggaaagagagtATCCTTGATCTTTCGAAATATTTGGAGAAAAACATTAGAGTGAAATTTGCTGGAGGAAGGGAAGCTGCAGGTATTTTGAAAGGCTACGATCCCCTTCTCAATTTGGTATTAGACAATACTACGGAATACCTCAGAG aTCCTGATGATCCATACAAATTGAATCAAGATACTCGTATGTTAGGCTTGGTTGTATGTAGAGGTACGTCTGTGGTACTCATATGCCCGGTAGATGGAATGGAGTCTATTCAAAATCCTTTTATACAACAGGAAGGTTAA